A window from Bacillota bacterium encodes these proteins:
- a CDS encoding ABC transporter permease: MSKAWGDDWWYAQKDSFHRAWYKFSRNYLSILGLSIVVAVILLAIFAPWLTPYPEHRGAYVDFANTMQSPSAAHWLGTDAVGRDILTRIIFGFRFSLIMGFVVIGLAAPPGIVAGLVAGYFRDTWVDTVIMRITDVFLSVPPLILAMAITAVLPPNVFYSMVAVTLMWWPWYARLIYGIASSLQNEFFVQAAQVTGASRMHILFREILPNCVSAIFTKMTLDLGFVIIIASSLSFVGLGAQPPTPDLGTMVADGAKYMPDQWWMTVFPALAIVIIVLGFNLLGDGLRDMLAVEEV, from the coding sequence ATGTCCAAGGCTTGGGGTGATGACTGGTGGTACGCCCAGAAAGACAGCTTCCACAGGGCATGGTACAAGTTCTCCCGTAACTACCTGTCCATCCTAGGTCTCTCCATAGTGGTGGCGGTCATCCTCCTTGCGATCTTCGCTCCCTGGCTGACCCCTTACCCGGAGCACAGGGGTGCCTACGTGGACTTCGCCAATACCATGCAGTCGCCCAGCGCCGCCCACTGGCTGGGCACTGACGCGGTGGGTCGCGACATACTGACCCGCATCATCTTCGGGTTCAGGTTCTCCCTGATCATGGGCTTCGTGGTCATCGGCCTGGCTGCTCCCCCGGGGATCGTGGCGGGGCTGGTGGCCGGGTACTTCAGGGATACCTGGGTGGATACAGTGATCATGAGGATCACCGATGTCTTTCTCTCGGTGCCCCCGCTGATCCTGGCCATGGCCATCACTGCGGTGCTGCCGCCGAATGTGTTCTACTCAATGGTGGCGGTCACCCTTATGTGGTGGCCGTGGTACGCGCGGCTCATATACGGGATCGCATCGTCTTTGCAGAATGAGTTCTTCGTGCAGGCGGCTCAGGTCACGGGAGCCAGCAGGATGCACATCCTGTTCCGGGAGATCCTCCCGAACTGTGTCTCCGCCATCTTCACCAAGATGACCCTGGATCTGGGGTTCGTGATCATCATCGCGTCCAGCCTCAGCTTCGTCGGATTGGGGGCCCAGCCGCCCACCCCTGACCTTGGTACCATGGTGGCTGACGGTGCCAAGTACATGCCGGACCAGTGGTGGATGACGGTGTTCCCCGCTCTGGCCATCGTCATCATCGTTCTGGGCTTCAACCTCCTGGGTGACGGGCTCAGAGACATGCTGGCCGTGGAGGAGGTCTAG
- a CDS encoding ABC transporter permease, giving the protein MKLQTFIARRLMLSIGVLLGLSILIFIIARVVPGDPVRLALGARAPQEVVQKVSREMHLDKPLYMQYGIWLESVLKGDFGMSLYTRRSVGHDIRAFLPATFELAIYAGAIMTVFGILLGTLSVQKRNSWVDNIVRIISYLGVVTPAFVFAVIFVLLFGYLLDVFPISGRLAAGIKPPPVITGMITIDSLITGNFRAFFSALTHLLLPALSLSMAGLSQQARIARSSMSDNLQKDYILAHRAYGIPERRIMFKYLLKPSLIPTVSILGLDFAALLSNAFLVEMVFNWPGLSRYGVAAILRKDLNAVAAVVMILGITFVTVNIIVDIAVAYLDPRIRLRRDRTCAL; this is encoded by the coding sequence ATGAAACTTCAAACCTTCATAGCAAGGCGCCTTATGCTCTCCATCGGAGTACTCTTGGGCCTGTCGATCCTGATATTCATCATCGCCCGGGTGGTCCCGGGGGACCCCGTGCGGCTGGCCCTGGGCGCCAGGGCCCCCCAGGAGGTGGTACAGAAGGTCTCCCGGGAGATGCACCTGGATAAACCCCTTTACATGCAGTATGGGATCTGGCTCGAGAGCGTTCTCAAGGGAGACTTCGGGATGTCCCTCTACACCAGGAGGAGTGTAGGCCACGACATCAGGGCCTTTCTGCCGGCCACCTTCGAGCTGGCCATCTACGCGGGGGCCATCATGACGGTGTTCGGAATACTCCTTGGCACGCTGTCTGTCCAGAAGCGAAATAGCTGGGTTGACAACATAGTCAGGATCATATCCTACCTGGGAGTGGTGACGCCAGCCTTCGTGTTTGCCGTGATCTTCGTGCTTTTGTTCGGGTACCTCCTGGACGTGTTCCCCATTTCCGGGCGCCTGGCTGCAGGGATCAAGCCCCCTCCGGTAATCACGGGGATGATCACCATCGACAGCCTGATCACAGGCAACTTCCGGGCTTTCTTCAGCGCGTTGACTCACCTGTTGCTCCCAGCGCTCAGCCTCTCCATGGCGGGCCTTTCCCAGCAGGCAAGGATCGCCCGCTCCAGCATGAGCGACAACCTGCAGAAGGACTACATCCTGGCGCACAGGGCCTATGGGATCCCGGAACGCCGCATCATGTTCAAGTACCTTCTGAAACCGTCGCTCATACCCACTGTCTCCATACTGGGCCTGGACTTCGCGGCCCTCTTGAGCAACGCATTCTTAGTGGAGATGGTATTCAACTGGCCGGGACTCTCCCGCTACGGCGTGGCGGCCATTCTGAGGAAAGACCTTAATGCCGTAGCCGCGGTGGTCATGATCCTTGGTATCACCTTTGTCACTGTTAACATCATCGTGGACATTGCCGTGGCCTACCTGGATCCTCGTATCAGGTTGAGGAGGGATCGCACTTGTGCCCTGTAG